In one window of Thiobacillus sp. DNA:
- a CDS encoding mechanosensitive ion channel, translating to MGEHISALEQVQTTAIELGMQFGPRLLVAIVIMAAGVFVARWAGRMVEGMLGRMELEPPVVQLLVRIAYLLVMGLFLVVALQNLGVELLPLIAGLGVAGAGIALAMQGVMSNLAAGLTIIFTRPFRVGEYIAIAGEEGQVETINLFNTTLSHLDLSRVVIPNRKIVGEILHNHGALRQLNVVVGVAYDTDLNQAIAILNEVLAANHLVLKDPAPFLQVHALADSSVNLAVKPWVKAADYAQAVGEINLAVLEAFRGRGIVIPFPQREVRMLA from the coding sequence ATGGGCGAACACATTTCCGCCCTGGAGCAGGTCCAGACCACTGCCATTGAACTGGGCATGCAGTTCGGCCCCAGGCTGCTGGTGGCCATCGTCATCATGGCCGCGGGGGTCTTCGTGGCCCGCTGGGCGGGCCGGATGGTGGAAGGCATGCTCGGCAGGATGGAACTGGAACCCCCCGTGGTGCAGTTGCTGGTGCGCATTGCCTACCTGCTGGTCATGGGACTGTTCCTGGTGGTGGCCCTGCAGAACCTGGGGGTGGAACTGCTGCCCCTCATCGCCGGACTGGGCGTGGCGGGGGCCGGCATCGCCCTGGCCATGCAGGGGGTCATGAGCAACCTGGCGGCGGGGCTGACCATCATCTTCACCCGTCCTTTCCGGGTGGGGGAATACATCGCCATCGCCGGCGAGGAGGGCCAGGTGGAAACCATCAACCTCTTCAATACCACCCTGAGCCACCTGGACCTGTCCCGGGTGGTGATCCCCAACCGCAAGATAGTGGGCGAGATCCTGCACAACCATGGTGCCCTACGGCAGTTGAACGTGGTGGTGGGCGTGGCCTACGACACGGACCTGAACCAGGCCATCGCCATCCTGAACGAGGTGCTGGCAGCCAACCACCTGGTACTCAAGGATCCGGCCCCCTTCCTCCAGGTGCATGCCCTGGCGGACTCCTCGGTGAACCTCGCGGTGAAACCCTGGGTGAAGGCCGCCGACTATGCCCAGGCCGTGGGCGAGATCAACCTTGCGGTGCTGGAGGCCTTCCGCGGCCGGGGCATCGTCATCCCCTTCCCCCAGCGGGAAGTGCGCATGTTGGCCTGA
- a CDS encoding antibiotic biosynthesis monooxygenase, with translation MHVTCVHVHVKPEAVEAFIAAIRENHEHSVKEPGNLRFDVLQDPDDPTLFMIYEAFTRAEDVDAHKATAHYLKWRDTVADMMAEPRRGAHYNCLFPE, from the coding sequence GTGCACGTCACCTGCGTCCATGTCCATGTGAAGCCCGAGGCCGTGGAGGCCTTCATCGCCGCCATCCGGGAAAACCACGAGCATTCCGTGAAGGAGCCGGGCAATCTGCGCTTCGACGTGCTCCAGGACCCTGACGATCCCACCCTCTTCATGATCTACGAGGCCTTCACCAGGGCCGAGGACGTCGATGCCCACAAGGCCACCGCCCACTACCTGAAATGGCGGGATACCGTGGCCGACATGATGGCCGAACCCCGCCGGGGCGCGCATTACAACTGCCTGTTCCCCGAGTAA